The genomic window AGAAAAAGAATATACCTTACCTGAAAATATAGAAAAAATTCTTCAAGAAAGACAAATAGCACGAGAAAACAAAAATTATATTCTTGCAGATACTCTTCGAAAAAAAATAGAATCTTTTGGTTATGAAATTCAAGATACTCAAGAAACACAAACCATTCAAAAAAAATAAATACAATAATCTAAAAATATGAAGTTTCTAAAAAATTTTCATAGAAATTCAAAAAAGACATATAAAAACACAATAATACTTTCCCTTCTTATTTTAACAGCTTTTTTTATTCGAATTCTTTGGATAAATACCATCCCTGGAGGAATATATCCAGATGAAGCTATGAATGGAACAGATGCTCTCACCACATGGGAACAAAAAGATTTTAAGCTTTTCTACGAAAATAATAATGGTCGAGAAGGTCTATTTATAAATCTCATTGCTCTTTCTTCGCAAGTCTTAGGAAATACTATAATCGGACTAAAAATATGGTCCATTCTTTTTGGAACCTTAACTGTCCTTGGTATTTATCTTTTAGGAAAAGAACTTTTTTCTAGTAATCGACTTGGTCTTTATGCAGCTTTTCTCTGCACTTTCTCTTTTTGGGCTATTAACTTTTCTCGTATAAGTTTTCGAGCAATCTCCCTCCCGCTCATACTTACCTTTTCATTTTATTTCCTTTTCAAAGGGCTGCGAACAAAAGTCTTTCTTCCTTTTATGATTTCTGGTTTTATTTTTGGACTTGGCTTTCATACCTATATAGCTTTTCGCATAGCTCCTGCAATACTCATTGTCATTTTTATCTTTCTTCTTCTCTCTAAAAAAGATGCTTTGCGTACCTATTGGAAACATGGCCTTGTCTTTCTTTTCTTTATGTTATTAGCTGTTTCTCCCATGCTTTATGATTTTATCGAAAATCCTCAACATTTCAGCTCTCGTTCTAGTAGTATTTCCATATTCTCTTCAGAAATCAATCATGGAGATTTTTGGGGAACTCTCAAAGAAACTTTTACACTCAGTATCATCAAATATTTTACATGGGGAGATCAAAATTGGAGACATAATATACCACCATTTCCTATCTTAGATATATTCACATCCATAGCTTTTGGCGTAGGTCTTATTACCCTCATTTGGAAATTTTTATATACCTTAAGAAAAAGAATTATTTTCAAAGAAAGAGATCGCGAACTCCTTGTAACCTCTTTTCTTTTAGGTTGGTTCTTTCTTATGCTTGCCCCTGAATTTCTTACCAATGAAAGCCTTCCTCATGCATTAAGATCCATTGGAACACAGCCAGCAGTTTTCATTCTTGCATCCTTACCCTTTCTCTGGATTTCGCGAATTCCTTCAAAAAAATATTTTTCTCCTTTTATAGCAAGTATTGTTATTCTCATTTTCATTTCTTTGATAAATCTTTTCCTTTATTTTGTATTTTGGGGGACTTCTCAAGAAAGTAAAAGTGCTTTCAATTCGGTCTTTACTCAGCAAGCTTATTACATTCAATCTCTTGAAGATACTCTTCCTATTTATGTATTTGCCAATGGTCCCGGACAAACTGTTTCCGACGGACTTCCAGTAAGTGCTCAAGTTATACGATATCTTACTTTTGACCAAAAAAATGTTACTTTTCTCACAACCCTTGAAGAACCTCCCACAATCCCTTCCATTTTTATTCCTATGAATTATAATGATTCCATTCTTACTTTACTAAAAGAACGTTTTCACGGTAAAATCACAACGAAAAAAATTGTTCCAGAAGATCAAGTGTCTTCCTTTACTGTTATTTTTCTTGAACCCTAAAAAATATCACATCCTATGTCATCGAAAGCACCATTTTTTATTGCTATCTTTTCATTGATATTTCTTTTTGTTGCATCACTTTCCGTATCTTGGAAAGAGTCCACAACTATGGATGAGCAGGCTCATATTCCAGCATCTTATTCGTATGTGAAATATCTTGATATGCGCCTCAATCCAGAGCATCCCCCTCTTATAAAAATTTTTGCTGGTATTCCCCTTCTTTTTCTTGATGTTACCTTTCCTCTACATTCCGCCGACTGGGAAACTGGTCTTAATGCTCAATGGACTATTGGCAAAGCTTTTCTTCATGGAAATAATGCTCATCTTATAACTTTCCTTTCCAGAATTCCTATACTTCTCATTGCAATTTTATTAGGAATATTTCTTTTTTTCTGGACAAAAAAAC from Candidatus Moraniibacteriota bacterium includes these protein-coding regions:
- a CDS encoding glycosyltransferase family 39 protein, with the protein product MKFLKNFHRNSKKTYKNTIILSLLILTAFFIRILWINTIPGGIYPDEAMNGTDALTTWEQKDFKLFYENNNGREGLFINLIALSSQVLGNTIIGLKIWSILFGTLTVLGIYLLGKELFSSNRLGLYAAFLCTFSFWAINFSRISFRAISLPLILTFSFYFLFKGLRTKVFLPFMISGFIFGLGFHTYIAFRIAPAILIVIFIFLLLSKKDALRTYWKHGLVFLFFMLLAVSPMLYDFIENPQHFSSRSSSISIFSSEINHGDFWGTLKETFTLSIIKYFTWGDQNWRHNIPPFPILDIFTSIAFGVGLITLIWKFLYTLRKRIIFKERDRELLVTSFLLGWFFLMLAPEFLTNESLPHALRSIGTQPAVFILASLPFLWISRIPSKKYFSPFIASIVILIFISLINLFLYFVFWGTSQESKSAFNSVFTQQAYYIQSLEDTLPIYVFANGPGQTVSDGLPVSAQVIRYLTFDQKNVTFLTTLEEPPTIPSIFIPMNYNDSILTLLKERFHGKITTKKIVPEDQVSSFTVIFLEP